Proteins from one Doryrhamphus excisus isolate RoL2022-K1 chromosome 19, RoL_Dexc_1.0, whole genome shotgun sequence genomic window:
- the cdt1 gene encoding DNA replication factor Cdt1 — protein sequence MAQARVTDFYSQRKKGGTGSVKQADRSGSKCSTINTRSSSSSKQDVFFISSSSHVREDVVRGIESTECLSTGESTGDKTVKEIPLVPRTPKRPSANTDFETDIISAVQERSTTRKRRQVDVHQVQETNVQQKATRTTTKKLTRSKSQALSRDNITALKSRLQTIKKQAELANATSSTSVSAPLVSSSIVVSTSALTRAKELAAKAKAKKDCDLEGKKLQKETQDQESVQQPAYQQYHNLAQDTPPGLSLPYQFKILAEMFRSMDTVVAMLFNRSETATFLKIKQGVQDMMHKRFQEHHVGQMMAVFPEAYTLRQEKNIPTFNNCVKKGSYQLTVEPVIIHGQQEGGRPVLTASNLLARRRTFHQKLVSIVKHHHKVFLSSLVPPVCVPEDKLTRWHPNFNVDTVPDVQPSLLPQPPCTEKLSTAQEVLEKAHSLITPKMAKALVSLVQKTPEYGNPECTETNPQKRNSTLTSAPPPTPTALKGVSQSLLDRIRAKEAQKLQAAMTRNPCQEERLLMMSQLGELARILRNVFVAEKKPALTMEVVCNRMVASFRAALTSGEMEKRMRLMAELTPDWLTIHPIRKDFYLKLNKNMDLSVVLDKLRCRLGEEERLSGQ from the exons atgGCTCAGGCTCGAGTTACCGATTTTTACTCCCAGCGAAAGAAAGGAGGGACCGGTTCGGTGAAGCAAGCGGACCGTAGCGGGTCGAAATGCAGCACCATCAACACAAGGTCGAGCTCCTCATCCAAACAAGACGTATTCTTCATTTCATCCTCCAGCCATGTTCGCGAGGACGTCGTGCGAGGAATCGAATCTACAGAGTGTTTGTCGACAGGAGAGTCGACCGGTGACAAGACGGTCAAAGAAATCCCCCTCGTTCCCCGAACACCGAAGCGGCCGTCGGCAAACACAGACTTTGAGACGGACATCATATCCGCAGTCCAGGAACGCAGCACGACGAGAAAGAGGCGACAAGTAGACGTTCATCAAGTCCAGGAAACTAATGTTCAACAAAAAGCGACACGCACGACCACGAAGAAACTTACGCGTTCAAAGTCACAG GCTCTTTCCAGAGATAATATTACGGCCCTGAAGTCGCGCCTCCAGACCATCAAGAAGCAAGCAGAATTAGCCAACGCTACATCGTCGACCTCGGTTTCCGCGCCCTTGGTTTCATCCTCCATCGTTGTCTCCACGTCAGCGCTCACCAGAGCAAAGGAACTTGCGGCTAAAGCTAAGGCAAAGAAGGATTGTGACTTGGAGGGAAAAAAGCTCCAGAAAGAGACACAAGATCAAGAGAG CGTTCAACAGCCAGCATATCAGCAATATCACAACCTTGCCCAAGATACTCCGCCAGGCCTCTCCCTGCCTTACCAGTTCAAGATACTGGCCGAGATGTTCAGGAGTATGGACACGGTGGTTGCGATGCTCTTCAACCGTTCCGAGACGGCGACCTTCTTGAAGATTAAACAAGGAGTTCAGGATATGATGCACAA GCGATTTCAGGAGCACCACGTTGGCCAAATGATGGCCGTATTTCCTGAGGCCTACACACTGAGACAGGAAAAGAACATCCCCACATTCAACAACTGTGTGAAGAAGGGCAGCTACCAGCTCACCGTGGAACCCGTCATCATACATG gtcaacaGGAAGGTGGTAGGCCTGTCCTGACGGCCTCTAATCTTTTGGCGAGAAGACGGACCTTCCATCAGAAGCTTGTTTCCATTGTCAaacaccaccacaag GTCTTTCTGTCCTCCTTAGTCCCTCCAGTGTGCGTACCAGAAGACAAACTGACCCGCTGGCACCCCAACTTTAATGTGGACACGGTGCCGGATGTGCAGCCCAGCTTATTGCCTCAACCGCCTTGCACTGAAAAACTTTCCACTGCCCAGGAAGTGTTAGAAAAAGCCCATTCTCTCATCACTCCTAAG ATGGCGAAGGCTTTGGTGTCTCTGGTTCAGAAGACACCAGAGTATGGGAATCCCGAATGTACAGAAACCAATCCACAAAAGCGGAACTCCACACTAACGTCTGCTCCACCTCCGACTCCAACTGCTCTGAAAGGGGTCTCCCAGTCCTTGTTGGACCGG ATTCGAGCGAAGGAAGCCCAGAAGCTCCAGGCGGCGATGACACGCAACCCTTGTCAAGAAGAGCGCCTCTTGATGATGTCACAACTCGGGGAGCTAGCAAGGATTCTTCGGAATGTTTTTGTCGCGGAAAAAAAACCCGCTTTAACCATGGAAGTTGTTTGTAATCGGATGGTCGCCAGCTTCAGAGCCGCTCTCACGTCAG GCGAAATGGAGAAACGCATGCGTTTGATGGCGGAGCTGACCCCCGACTGGctcaccatccatccaatcagGAAGGACTTTTACCTTAAATTGAACAAGAACATGGACCTCAGCGTGGTTCTGGACAAACTGAGATGCAGACTTGGAGAAGAGGAGAGGCTCTCGGGCCAATAA